A portion of the Bacillus thuringiensis genome contains these proteins:
- a CDS encoding response regulator transcription factor, whose translation MYKILIVEDDEKIAGILEEHLERYGYQSFRASDLRHIKDEFVKVNPHLVLLDINLPYFDGFYWCRQIRTVSNAPIIFVSARTGEMDQVMAIENGGDDYITKPFHLDIVMAKVKSALRRGYGEYASAAESDCLGVNGLLLFPSQHIVEWQGQQTELTKNEFYLLECLMKQVNQYVTREELLEALWDEVAFVDDNTLTVNVKRVRKKLEELGIKNAIVTKRGYGYALLTEWGEGHEG comes from the coding sequence ATGTATAAAATATTAATTGTAGAAGATGATGAGAAAATCGCGGGAATATTAGAAGAGCATTTAGAAAGGTATGGCTATCAATCATTTAGAGCAAGTGATTTACGTCATATAAAAGATGAGTTTGTAAAAGTAAATCCTCATCTCGTGTTACTTGATATTAATTTACCGTACTTTGACGGTTTTTATTGGTGTCGTCAAATTCGTACTGTATCGAATGCGCCGATTATTTTTGTTTCTGCAAGAACAGGGGAAATGGATCAAGTAATGGCGATTGAAAATGGCGGGGATGATTATATTACGAAGCCATTCCATTTAGATATCGTAATGGCAAAGGTGAAGAGTGCACTTCGCCGTGGTTATGGAGAGTATGCTTCTGCTGCTGAGAGTGATTGTTTAGGTGTAAATGGACTGTTGTTATTCCCGTCCCAGCATATTGTTGAGTGGCAGGGACAACAAACTGAACTGACAAAAAATGAGTTTTACTTATTAGAGTGTTTAATGAAACAGGTGAATCAATATGTAACGCGCGAAGAACTGTTAGAAGCCCTATGGGATGAAGTAGCATTTGTGGATGATAATACATTAACCGTAAATGTAAAACGTGTAAGGAAGAAGCTAGAGGAGCTAGGCATTAAAAATGCAATTGTAACGAAACGTGGATATGGTTATGCGCTTCTTACAGAGTGGGGCGAAGGGCATGAAGGTTAA